A genomic segment from Kyrpidia tusciae DSM 2912 encodes:
- a CDS encoding DUF881 domain-containing protein encodes MIKRIETAFLLTLIGVLLGFMLTVQLRSTHAVRWPPPPLRVDENSKLLDSLASAKHTNEALEAKISDLQAQVDRYEKQVDAEIGTMAPDRQKLEDYQILAGTVPVHGPGVKVIIDDHHGPIPVGVDPRYAIVHDFDLRRVVNELYAGGAEAVSINGERMAVNTGVVCIGPTIRVGLARLVPPFTIEAIGDPQKMTSQLNRPGGILDLLRSRTVTVTGPVVQAELHLKSATGLTG; translated from the coding sequence ATGATCAAGCGGATAGAGACGGCCTTTTTGTTAACACTCATCGGCGTGTTATTGGGATTCATGCTCACGGTACAGTTGCGAAGCACCCATGCGGTCCGATGGCCCCCGCCCCCGCTGCGCGTCGATGAAAACTCAAAACTCCTGGATTCCCTCGCTTCGGCGAAACACACCAACGAGGCGCTTGAGGCGAAGATCTCCGACCTTCAGGCCCAAGTGGACCGATACGAGAAGCAGGTGGATGCCGAGATCGGAACGATGGCCCCGGATCGCCAGAAGTTAGAGGATTATCAGATCCTGGCGGGTACTGTGCCGGTACACGGCCCAGGGGTGAAAGTGATCATCGACGACCACCATGGCCCGATTCCGGTGGGGGTTGATCCGCGCTACGCGATTGTGCATGATTTTGATCTTAGGCGGGTGGTGAACGAATTGTACGCGGGCGGGGCCGAGGCGGTGTCGATCAACGGGGAGCGGATGGCGGTGAATACCGGGGTGGTCTGTATCGGGCCGACGATCCGGGTGGGGTTGGCGCGACTCGTTCCTCCTTTCACAATTGAGGCCATCGGAGATCCGCAAAAAATGACCAGCCAACTGAATCGGCCGGGAGGAATCCTGGATTTACTGCGAAGTCGGACGGTGACGGTGACAGGTCCGGTGGTCCAGGCGGAGTTGCACCTAAAATCGGCCACGGGGTTGACGGGGTGA
- a CDS encoding small basic family protein has product MIWLSIVGLILGVLLGLAFNVTIPPQFSSYLSIAVLAALDTVFGGIRAGLEGNFDSRVFISGFFFNTLLAAFLAFIGVQLGVDLYLAAVFAFGVRLFQNIATIRRILMDRRWPSSSS; this is encoded by the coding sequence ATGATCTGGTTGTCCATTGTGGGGTTGATCCTCGGGGTGTTGCTCGGCTTGGCGTTTAATGTGACCATCCCCCCTCAATTCTCCAGTTATCTCTCTATTGCCGTTTTGGCGGCGCTAGATACGGTGTTCGGGGGGATCCGGGCAGGGCTAGAAGGAAACTTCGACAGTCGCGTCTTTATCAGCGGGTTCTTTTTTAATACGTTGCTTGCGGCTTTTCTCGCCTTTATCGGCGTGCAATTGGGGGTCGATCTGTACCTGGCAGCGGTCTTTGCCTTTGGAGTGCGATTGTTCCAAAATATCGCGACGATTCGGCGCATCTTGATGGACCGCAGGTGGCCATCTTCTTCTTCGTAA
- the ftsA gene encoding cell division protein FtsA: MTKGDIIVSLDVGTSKIRIIIGEVTGSNLNVIGVGTAPGDGIRQGAIVDIDTTVQAIREAVEHAERMVGVHIQAAYVGVSGSHIALQSSHGVVAVSSPDREITEDDVDRVLQAARVMALPPEREIVDVVPKEYIVDGLEGITDPRGMIGVRLEVDAHIITGSRTVIHNLVRCVERAEMEIAGLVLLPLAAGSVALSPDEKKLGVVLVDLGAGATTISVFERGALAGVSVLPVGGDYVTNDIAIGLRTQTDVAEKIKSKHGWAMVTLAPRDERFKVPRIGNQDEKDVSAQELAAIIEPRLQEMFFLVRQEIERMGVAGEIPGGYVLYGGVSATRGIDKLAEHELAAPVRVAVPEFLGVRDTSFVNGVGIIRYVANHSYRRAVDHQPARKGASPGLIRRIKSWFADFM; encoded by the coding sequence TTGACCAAGGGCGACATCATCGTCAGTCTGGACGTTGGGACATCCAAGATCCGGATCATCATCGGAGAAGTAACAGGCAGCAACTTGAACGTGATCGGCGTCGGGACGGCACCGGGTGACGGGATCCGCCAGGGAGCCATTGTCGATATCGACACAACGGTCCAGGCGATTCGAGAAGCGGTGGAACATGCTGAACGGATGGTCGGCGTGCATATCCAAGCGGCCTACGTCGGGGTATCCGGCAGCCACATCGCCTTGCAATCCAGCCATGGAGTGGTGGCGGTCTCCTCGCCGGACCGCGAGATCACCGAAGATGACGTCGACCGCGTGCTTCAGGCCGCCCGGGTCATGGCCCTGCCTCCCGAACGGGAGATCGTGGATGTCGTTCCAAAGGAATATATCGTCGACGGGTTGGAAGGGATCACCGACCCCCGTGGCATGATCGGAGTCCGGCTGGAGGTGGACGCCCATATCATTACGGGATCCCGGACGGTCATTCACAACTTGGTGCGATGTGTGGAGCGCGCCGAGATGGAGATTGCGGGTCTTGTCCTCCTCCCTTTGGCAGCCGGATCCGTCGCCCTCTCCCCGGATGAAAAGAAGCTCGGCGTCGTGCTGGTCGATCTGGGTGCCGGGGCCACGACCATCTCGGTGTTCGAGCGGGGTGCCCTCGCCGGGGTCAGTGTGCTTCCGGTCGGCGGAGATTACGTGACGAACGATATTGCCATCGGTCTGCGGACGCAAACGGACGTGGCCGAAAAGATTAAATCCAAACACGGCTGGGCGATGGTGACCTTGGCACCCAGGGACGAGCGGTTTAAAGTCCCAAGGATCGGCAACCAGGATGAAAAAGATGTGTCGGCACAGGAGTTGGCGGCGATCATCGAACCGAGGCTTCAGGAGATGTTCTTCCTCGTTCGCCAAGAGATCGAGCGCATGGGGGTGGCGGGGGAGATTCCCGGAGGTTATGTTCTGTACGGCGGCGTGTCCGCCACCCGCGGGATCGACAAGCTGGCCGAACATGAGTTGGCCGCTCCGGTGCGGGTCGCTGTCCCCGAATTTTTGGGTGTGCGGGATACTTCGTTTGTCAATGGGGTGGGCATTATCCGATATGTGGCCAACCATAGCTACCGCCGGGCTGTGGATCACCAGCCCGCTCGCAAAGGGGCGTCCCCCGGATTGATTCGACGAATTAAGAGTTGGTTTGCCGATTTTATGTGA
- a CDS encoding DUF881 domain-containing protein encodes MADTQGPQVTGRSKRTLYIILFAASLIVGFMAAVQISTVRQPATARSDIVELRSELAQQQAKQEGLLKTLDDLQHQLEKYQATGGNRAGMAEALVQEVQDARRQAGLEPASGPGVIVTIRDLPGPAITGQDTHVYDWMLQMIVNLLYGNGAEGIALNGQRLITTSFIREVNGVMQVDTHPISMPYVIAAVGDPDRMQAALTINPIVQDYRQIGKEVTIEVRKGGEVVHLPAYHDPVEFRFAKKEVTGGS; translated from the coding sequence GTGGCGGATACACAGGGACCCCAAGTAACGGGTCGTTCGAAACGGACGCTGTACATCATCTTGTTTGCGGCCTCTCTGATCGTCGGATTTATGGCTGCGGTGCAGATCTCCACGGTTCGGCAGCCGGCGACGGCGCGCAGCGACATCGTGGAACTGCGAAGCGAATTGGCCCAGCAGCAGGCGAAACAGGAAGGGCTGCTCAAAACCTTGGACGATCTACAGCATCAACTGGAAAAATACCAAGCCACAGGAGGAAATCGCGCCGGAATGGCGGAAGCCTTGGTGCAAGAGGTTCAGGATGCCAGGCGCCAAGCGGGTCTTGAACCCGCCAGCGGCCCGGGGGTGATCGTCACCATCCGGGATCTTCCAGGGCCCGCGATTACTGGGCAGGACACGCACGTGTACGATTGGATGTTACAGATGATCGTCAATCTTCTGTACGGTAACGGGGCTGAGGGGATCGCCTTAAATGGCCAGCGTTTGATCACCACGTCCTTTATTCGCGAGGTGAATGGGGTGATGCAGGTGGACACCCACCCCATCTCCATGCCTTACGTGATTGCGGCGGTGGGAGATCCCGACCGGATGCAAGCGGCCCTCACCATCAATCCGATTGTTCAGGACTACCGTCAGATTGGAAAAGAAGTGACCATTGAGGTGCGCAAAGGCGGTGAGGTGGTCCATCTGCCCGCCTACCATGATCCAGTGGAATTCCGTTTTGCAAAGAAAGAGGTGACCGGGGGATCATGA
- the murB gene encoding UDP-N-acetylmuramate dehydrogenase: protein MKEEMWSILSRVDVGRVLRDEPMARHTTWRIGGPADVLVLPEEQDQIRRLMALVGERGWPWLVIGKGSNLLVRDGGIRGVVVKLADNWSAMERKETTVVAQSGRLIVSAANHAIRWGLSGLEFATGIPGSVGGAVRMNAGAHGGEIRDVLEWADLVFPDGSLIRKSNEELGFGYRTSRVAEWGALVVRAAFGLAPGDTAAMVSRVKAWTERRRQTQPLAQASAGSVFRNPVNHYAARLIEEAGLKGRRVGGAQISPVHANFIVNLGGATAGDVLALIHLAQEEVYRKFAVRLTPEVRIVGEDVETGG from the coding sequence GAGGGCCCGCCGACGTCCTGGTATTGCCGGAGGAGCAGGATCAGATCCGCCGTCTAATGGCGTTGGTCGGTGAGCGGGGCTGGCCGTGGCTGGTGATCGGGAAAGGTTCCAACCTCCTGGTCCGGGACGGCGGAATCCGGGGCGTGGTCGTGAAATTGGCCGATAACTGGTCGGCCATGGAGCGGAAAGAGACGACGGTGGTGGCCCAGTCCGGCCGGCTCATCGTCTCTGCCGCGAACCACGCCATCCGCTGGGGTCTCTCCGGGTTAGAGTTTGCCACGGGTATTCCAGGGAGTGTGGGCGGTGCCGTTCGCATGAATGCCGGCGCCCACGGAGGTGAGATCAGGGACGTCCTGGAGTGGGCTGACCTCGTGTTTCCAGATGGCTCCCTTATCCGAAAGTCCAATGAAGAGCTGGGCTTCGGATACCGCACGAGCCGGGTGGCCGAGTGGGGCGCCCTGGTGGTCCGGGCGGCGTTCGGCTTGGCGCCTGGAGATACGGCGGCGATGGTGAGTCGCGTAAAAGCCTGGACCGAGCGTCGGCGGCAGACCCAACCCCTGGCCCAGGCGAGCGCAGGCAGTGTCTTTCGCAATCCGGTGAACCATTATGCCGCCCGGTTGATCGAAGAAGCGGGATTAAAGGGGAGACGCGTGGGAGGGGCCCAAATCTCTCCGGTCCACGCCAATTTCATCGTGAATCTGGGCGGGGCCACGGCCGGAGATGTGTTGGCGTTGATCCATTTGGCCCAAGAGGAGGTTTATCGAAAGTTCGCCGTCCGGCTGACGCCCGAGGTGCGAATTGTCGGGGAGGATGTTGAAACCGGGGGGTGA
- a CDS encoding cell division protein FtsQ/DivIB, giving the protein MNTGGTPGAKGKAEGGRRLRARILLFAFLLGSAVALFFGSPLSRVRHIHVEGTHSLTPAEVEQAAGVPLGTWWFEVKPAEVAARIQRAFPLAADVRVHFNWTGSLDISVREKGVVAVFPSGGAWYRLLEDGTALDVVRPGETIGMPLITVGAPPQVTLGKPVAPVVASCRQLALLPPELRAQLAEVHVGDSTMWTVYTVDHYELHVPAQEFAQRMQWFPQIRDQVKDRGPGEIWLTDPFRYSPFPGGKGGRS; this is encoded by the coding sequence TTGAACACTGGTGGCACCCCGGGGGCGAAAGGAAAGGCCGAGGGCGGACGGCGGCTGCGGGCGCGGATTTTGTTGTTTGCGTTTCTCCTCGGTTCCGCCGTAGCCCTGTTTTTTGGTTCTCCCCTCTCCCGAGTGAGGCATATTCACGTGGAAGGAACGCATAGTTTAACACCAGCCGAGGTGGAACAGGCGGCAGGGGTTCCCCTCGGCACTTGGTGGTTTGAGGTAAAACCCGCCGAAGTGGCCGCCCGAATCCAACGGGCTTTTCCACTGGCGGCGGATGTCCGCGTGCACTTCAACTGGACAGGCTCCTTGGATATTTCGGTGAGGGAAAAAGGAGTAGTGGCGGTGTTTCCTTCGGGGGGCGCTTGGTACCGGCTTCTGGAGGACGGGACGGCGCTGGATGTGGTGAGGCCCGGAGAGACCATCGGCATGCCTTTGATCACCGTGGGAGCCCCGCCCCAAGTTACCCTCGGCAAACCCGTGGCGCCGGTGGTTGCGTCCTGCCGCCAACTCGCTTTACTGCCGCCGGAACTCCGGGCCCAGTTAGCGGAAGTGCACGTCGGCGATTCCACGATGTGGACGGTGTACACGGTGGATCATTATGAGCTGCATGTGCCGGCGCAGGAATTCGCCCAGCGCATGCAATGGTTCCCCCAGATTCGGGATCAGGTCAAAGACCGGGGGCCCGGTGAGATTTGGCTGACGGATCCGTTCCGCTACAGTCCCTTTCCCGGCGGAAAGGGGGGGCGATCATGA
- the murA gene encoding UDP-N-acetylglucosamine 1-carboxyvinyltransferase, translating to MDRIAVEGGTPLEGAVRVHGAKNAALPILAATLLAEGVCVVEDVPDLQDIRVMVDILRALGASVDYSPPVVRVDARRISRTEVPEELMRQMRSSIFLMGPLLARYCHARVSRPGGCTIGSRPIDLHLKGLAALGASIDEMHGYIDCRTRRLHGAAIYLDTPSVGATENLMMAAVLAEGTTVIGNAAREPEIVDLANFLNRLGARVEGAGEDTLVISGVQGLIGGQHAIIPDRIVAGTLAIAVSMTGGDVTLENVRPNHLGAVLTKLREAGVEIETGRDIMRVRSHGKLRAVEQVRTAPYPGFPTDLQAPFMALLSVAPGMSIVAETVFEERFKHVSELCRMGANIRVDLRTAFVQGVPRLTGAVVQASDLRAGAALVLAGLVAEGTTVVEQAHHIDRGYQQFDEMLRGLGARVRRLSQS from the coding sequence TTGGATCGAATCGCCGTTGAAGGGGGCACGCCGCTGGAGGGTGCGGTGAGGGTGCACGGCGCCAAAAATGCGGCGTTGCCGATTCTCGCAGCCACTCTGCTGGCCGAAGGGGTCTGTGTTGTCGAAGACGTGCCGGATCTTCAGGACATTCGCGTCATGGTCGACATTCTGCGGGCCCTCGGGGCATCGGTGGATTATTCGCCTCCCGTCGTCCGGGTGGACGCCCGGCGGATCTCCCGAACGGAAGTGCCGGAGGAATTGATGCGGCAAATGCGTTCGTCCATCTTCCTCATGGGTCCTCTCCTTGCTCGATATTGCCACGCCCGGGTCTCCCGCCCCGGCGGGTGTACAATCGGTTCGCGTCCGATTGATCTTCATTTGAAGGGACTTGCGGCGTTGGGGGCGTCCATCGACGAAATGCATGGCTACATCGATTGCCGGACCCGCCGGTTACATGGCGCAGCGATTTATTTGGATACCCCGAGTGTCGGGGCGACGGAAAACCTGATGATGGCCGCGGTCCTCGCCGAGGGGACCACGGTGATCGGCAATGCGGCCCGGGAACCGGAAATCGTCGATCTGGCCAATTTTCTCAACCGACTTGGAGCGCGGGTTGAGGGGGCGGGGGAAGATACTCTGGTTATTTCCGGGGTTCAAGGGCTTATTGGAGGGCAGCATGCGATCATACCCGATCGCATTGTGGCGGGGACGCTGGCCATTGCCGTCAGCATGACCGGTGGCGATGTGACGCTGGAGAACGTCCGTCCGAATCATTTGGGGGCTGTATTGACGAAATTGCGCGAGGCCGGTGTTGAAATCGAAACCGGCCGTGATATAATGAGGGTGCGTTCGCACGGGAAGCTGCGGGCGGTGGAGCAGGTGCGCACCGCGCCCTATCCGGGGTTTCCCACGGATCTTCAAGCTCCTTTCATGGCCTTGTTGAGCGTGGCTCCAGGGATGTCCATTGTGGCGGAGACGGTTTTTGAAGAGCGGTTCAAACACGTCAGTGAACTGTGCCGCATGGGGGCCAATATTCGAGTGGATCTGCGCACCGCCTTTGTGCAAGGGGTGCCGCGCCTGACCGGGGCGGTGGTGCAGGCGAGCGATTTGCGGGCAGGTGCAGCTTTGGTATTGGCGGGTCTTGTGGCAGAAGGCACAACGGTGGTGGAGCAGGCTCACCATATTGACCGCGGATATCAGCAATTCGACGAGATGCTGCGGGGGCTTGGAGCCCGGGTGCGGCGCTTGTCCCAATCATAG
- the ftsZ gene encoding cell division protein FtsZ, giving the protein MLEFEFDTEHLAQIKVIGVGGGGCNAVNRMIESGIKGVEFIAVNTDAQALQLSKAESRLQIGEKLTRGLGAGANPEIGKKAADESREQIMNALRGADMVFVTAGMGGGTGTGAAPVIAEIAKELGSLTVGVVTKPFSFEGRRRMNQAEQGIQHLKEKVDTLIVIPNDRLLEIVDRNTPMLEAFREADNVLRQGVSGISDLIAVPGLINVDFADVKTIMTERGSALMGIGVSSGENRAAEAAKKAICSPLLETSIDGARGVLMHIAGGNNLSLFEVNEAADIVSSAADPEVNMIFGAVINQDLKDEIVVTVIATGFEHKAQQTAKPANKVEIRPFQNVQAPTQSEDYHIPAFLRHRRG; this is encoded by the coding sequence ATGCTCGAGTTCGAATTCGACACGGAGCACCTCGCACAGATCAAGGTGATCGGCGTGGGAGGCGGAGGCTGTAACGCGGTCAACCGGATGATTGAATCCGGGATCAAGGGTGTGGAATTCATTGCGGTGAACACCGATGCCCAGGCTCTGCAGCTGTCCAAGGCCGAAAGCCGGCTGCAGATCGGGGAGAAACTCACCCGGGGCCTAGGGGCCGGGGCGAATCCGGAGATTGGGAAGAAAGCGGCCGATGAGAGCCGGGAGCAGATCATGAACGCCCTGCGGGGAGCGGATATGGTTTTCGTAACGGCCGGGATGGGGGGCGGTACGGGCACCGGAGCGGCGCCGGTGATCGCCGAGATCGCCAAAGAACTCGGGTCCCTGACGGTGGGCGTGGTGACTAAACCTTTCAGTTTTGAAGGACGGCGCCGGATGAACCAGGCAGAACAGGGAATCCAGCATTTGAAAGAAAAGGTGGATACGCTGATCGTCATCCCCAACGATCGGTTACTGGAGATCGTCGATCGCAATACGCCCATGCTCGAGGCGTTCCGGGAAGCGGACAATGTGCTGCGCCAAGGCGTGTCGGGGATCTCCGATCTGATCGCCGTCCCCGGATTGATCAACGTGGACTTCGCGGATGTGAAGACCATCATGACCGAGCGGGGTTCGGCCCTGATGGGGATCGGAGTGTCCAGTGGGGAAAACCGCGCCGCAGAGGCGGCGAAAAAGGCGATCTGCAGCCCGCTGCTGGAAACCTCCATCGACGGGGCCCGGGGAGTGCTCATGCATATTGCTGGCGGCAACAATCTCAGCCTGTTCGAAGTGAACGAAGCCGCAGACATCGTTTCCTCTGCGGCCGACCCCGAAGTGAACATGATTTTTGGTGCGGTGATCAACCAGGATTTGAAGGACGAGATCGTCGTGACGGTGATTGCCACCGGTTTTGAACACAAAGCCCAGCAAACGGCCAAGCCCGCCAACAAAGTGGAGATCCGACCTTTTCAGAATGTCCAGGCGCCGACTCAATCGGAAGATTACCACATCCCCGCTTTTCTTCGACATCGGCGCGGATAA